The region CGAGCAGCGCCTTATGAAACGCCTGCGGGTCTTGCATCTGCGGCGCGTGTCCCAGCGCCGCGAATTCGACGAGCGTCGCATGCGGAATCGCCTTCGCCGCGGCCTTGCCCAGTTCCGGGTAATGGCCGATCTTCGCGCGCACCTCGGGCGGCGCTACATCCTTGCCGATAGCCGTGGTGTCCTTCTGACCAATCAGCAGCAGTGTCGGCATCGGCAACTGGCCCAGTTCGTACACCACCGGCTGCGTGTAAATCATGTCGTACAGCAGCGCGGAATTCCACGCGACGATCTGTTTGCCGGGGCCACGGTACATCCCTGCCAGCATCTGTACCCACGGTTCATAGTCCGCGCGCCACTGGCCTGCGTAGTAGGTCGACTGCTCGTAGCGGCGGATGCCGTCCGCGGTAGTCTTCAGCTCGCGCTCATACCATTGGCCGATCGATAGCGACGGCACGCCCTTCGCTTTCCAATCCTCGAGCCCGATCGGGTTGACGAGCACAAGTTGCTGCGTCTCGTGCGGATACATCAGCGCATAGCGGATCGCGAGCATGCCGCCGGTCGAATGGCCGATCACGGTTGCGTCGGTCACGCCGAGCGATTCGAGCAGCGCGTGCGTATTGCGCGCCAACTGCTGAAAACTGTACTGATAGTGCTCAGGCTTGCTCGATTTGCAGAAACCGATCTGGTCGGGTGCGATCACGCGGTAGCCGGCGTCGCTCAGGCGCTGGATCGTCGTTTCCCAGGTCGCCGCGCAGAAGTTCTTGCCGTGCAGCAACACCGCCGTGCGGCCGTTGGCGTGCTCCGGCTCGATGTCCATGTACGCCATATGCAGCGCCACGCCTTGCGAGGTGAAGTCGTACTGCTCGACCGGCGCCGGATAGTTGAAGCCCTGCAACTCGGGGCCGAAAGCGGGACCGCCGTTGTCGGCGGCGCCAGTGGCGCCGCCGGCTACGGCCGGACTGGCGGCGCTGGCCGGCGTTGCGGTCGAACCGACCGGTGCAGCCGCGAAAGCGGCCGGCGCGGCGGCAAGCGCGCAGGCGCTCAGCAAGGCGAACAAAGAATAGCGGCGAAAACTCATCGACAGGATTTCTTGCAAAGAGAAAGCAAAGGAAAACGCGCAGGCCGCGCGCCGGCAGTCGCGCTCAAGCCCCGTTCACGAACCGGCGATTCTACGACGCGCCGCCGGACTCCGCTGCCGCGCGCGCATGCTCATGGCGGCGTCGGCCGGTTTGGCACACATATTGCGCCGGGCCATCGCGCGCTCAATGTGTCGTGGCGCACGGATGCGTGGCGTGCAAGCGGCGATCGTGCGCAAGGTGGGAACGCGAGCGGCATCCGCACAATTCAGACTACGCGCCCGCGCCAAATCGGTGCTAGAACTAGCAGACGGAGCCGCAAATACGAAGCCGTCAGGCAGCACGATCCAGAAGCAGGCAGGAAAGCGAACTAAAACCAGCACAACGGCTAAAAACCAGCGGCCAGAACCACCGGCTAGAACAAGTCCAGCATGGCCATCCGGGGGATACAAACCAAGGAGACAGACATGGAAAGTCCGGCACGCCTGAACGATCTGCAACGCACCACCCTCGCCATCGTCCTCGCGGGCGGACGGGGCACGCGGCTCGGGCCGCTCACCAACAAGCGCGTCAAACCGGCGGTGCACTTCGGCGGCAAATACCGGATCATCGACTTCGCGCTGTCCAATTGCCTGAACTCCGGCATCCGCCGCATCGCGGTAGTCACGCAATACAAGGCGCACTCTCTGCTGCGCCACTTGCAGCGCGGCTGGGGGTTCCTGCGCGGCGAATTCAGTGAATTCATCGATCTGTGGCCCGCGCAGCAACGCGTGGAAGGCGCGCACTGGTATCGCGGCACCGCGGACGCGGTGTTCCAGAACCTCGACATCATCCGCTCGATCAGGCCGAAATACGTCGTGGTACTGGCGGGCGATCATATCTACAAAATGGATTACACGCGGATGATCGCCGATCACGAAGAAAGCGGCGCGGATTGCACGGTCGGCTGTATCGAGGTGCCACGCATGGACGCGGTGGCCTTCGGCGTGATGGCGGTGGATGAAAACCGCCGCGTAACCGGCTTCGTCGAAAAGCCGGCCGATCCGCCCGCGATGCCCGGCCACCCGGATAAGGCGCTCGCCAGCATGGGCATCTACGTGTTCAACGCCGACTATCTGTACACGCTGCTCGAAGAAAACATCTCCACCGTCGACACCGATCACGACTTCGGCAAGGACATCCTGCCGCGCGTGGTCACGCAAGGGATGGCGATCGCGCACCCGTTCAGCATGTCGTGCGTGTCGTCGGACCCGAGTGTGGAGCCGTACTGGCGCGACGTCGGCACGATCGACGCCTATTGGGCGGCCAACCTCGACCTCGCCTCGACGATCCCGACGCTCGACCTGTACGACCGCAACTGGCCCATCTGGACGTATCAGGAGCAATTGCCGCCGGCCAAATTCGTACGCGACATGAAAGGCCTGCAAGGGACCGGCAACAATCTGATCGTGTGCGGCGGCTGCGTGATCTCCGGTTCGCAGATTTCGCGCTCGGTGCTCTCGTCGAATGTGAAAGTGAATTCGTTCTGTAACATCAATGAGGCAGTCTTGTTGCCGCAAGTCACGGTCGGAGCGAGTTGCCGGCTGCAGAAGGTCGTGATCGACCGCGGTTGCACGATTCCGGACGGCACGGTGATCGGCGAGGATCCGGTGAGCGATGCCGAACGCTTCTACCGTACCGACGACGGCGTCGTGCTGGTCACGCCCGAGGCGCTCAGGCAGAAGATCAGTTGATCCCCGGGTCGTTGGCGAATGCGTTGGCGAAGAAAGCGCCGAATGAAGCGCCGCCCGCGTCGCGGCTGAACGAAATCTCGCACTAACAGGAATGAGACAGAGCCTATGACGATCCGCGCCCTGCACGTCGCAAGCGAGCTGTATCCCCTACTGAAAACGGGCGGTCTCGCCGACGTCGCGGGCGCGCTGCCGCCCGCGCTGATCGAGCGCGGCGCCGATGTGCGGGTGCTGCTGCCCGGCTTCCCCGCGGTCGCCGCCGGTCTGACCGACTTGCGCACGGTGGCGCAACTGGGCCGCCGCTTCGATGCGCCCGCGGTCACGCTCGAACAGGGCACGCTGCCGTCGAACGGCCTGACGGTCTACATGATCCGCGCCGACACGCTATACGACAGGCCCGGCAACCCCTATCTGAACGACGAACACGTGCCCTACGGCGACAACGCGCAGCGCTTCGCCCTGCTCGGCTGGGTCGCCGCGCAACTGGCGCAGCAACTCGATCCGGCGTGGTCGCCGCAGATCGTCCACGCGCACGACTGGCACGCAGGGCTCGCGCCCGCCTATCTGAAGGCGGCCGAACGCCAGCACGGCCGCTCCTTCGCGCCCAGTATTTTCACGGTGCACAACCTCGCGTATCAGGGCATTTTTCCGGCCCATCAGTTCGGCCAGCTGGGCCTGCCGGACGACTTCTTCAGCATGCACGGCATCGAGTTCTATGGGCAGTTGTCGTTCCTGAAAGCGGGCCTCTACTACAGCGACCGCATCACCACCGTCAGCCCGACCTACGCGCGCGAAATCCAGACGCTCGCCCAGGGCGGCGGACTCGACGCGTTGCTGCGCCATCGTTCGCACGACTTGAGCGGCATCCTGAACGGCGTCGACTACACCGTCTGGAACCCCGCCACCGACCAACTGCTGGTGGATCACTACACGGCTACGCGTTTGGCCGGCAAACAGGCGTGCAAGGAAGCGCTGCAAAAGCGCTTCGGCCTCGCACCGAAAAGCGATGCGCTGCTATTCGGCGTGGTGAGCCGGCTGACCGAGCAGAAAGGCCTCGACCTGCTGCTCGCCGCGCTACCCGAAATCGTCAAGCGCGGCGGCCAGCTGGCGGTGTTCGGCACCGGCGACCCGGCGCTCGAAAACGGCTTGAAACGCGTCGCGCACGCCCATCCGGAAGCCGTCGCGGTCGAACTGGGCTTCGATGAAAAGCTCGCGCATACGATCGTCGCGGGCAGCGACGTGATCGCGGTGCCGTCGCGCTTCGAGCCGTGCGGGCTGACGCAGCTCTATGCGCTGGCTTATGGCTCGCTGCCGCTCGTGCATTGCGTCGGCGGCCTGGCCGATACGGTGGTCGACGCGTCGCTTGAAAATCTCGCCGACGATCTCGCTACCGGCTTCGTGTTCGAACGCTTCGAACCACAGGGCCTTTCCGCAGCGATCCGCCGTGCGTTTGCGCTCTATGAGCGGCGCACCGAATGGAAAGCGACGCAGCGGCGCGCGATGCACCAGGACTTCGGCTGGGGCGCATCGGCCGAGCAGTATCTCGCGCTGTATCGGGAACTCGCTTAAAGCCGTTTGGCGCACCGCCCCCGCCCGCGCTTCGCCCAACCGTCCCGCTGCCGATACGTTTGATGGTTCGACGCAACAACACGGGGACGGATCAACTCAGGCGCGGCAAACTCATGGCAAACTCATGTATTGTTTCCTGACTATGCAGACCGCGCATTTTTCTTGCATAGTCTGAAGCAACCATGCTGCAACGGGCGCCCGGCCAAAACCGGTTCGCTACTGCGGCGCATCCTCCCCGTTCTCAGCCATCGCGCATCACGGCTTGCGCGAGCCGACACCATGACGAAAAACGTTCTGAGCATCCAGTCGCATGTCGTGTTTGGGCACGCCGGCAACAGCGCGGCGGCGTTCCCGATGCGCCGGCTCGGCGTCAACGTCTGGCCGCTCAATACCGTGCAGCTCTCGAATCACACGCAATACGGCCATTGGAGCGGCAGCGCGATCGACGCATCGCAGATGGAGGAGCTCGTCGAAGGGATCGGCGCGATCGGCATGCTGCCGCGCTGCGACGCCGTGCTGTCCGGCTATCTGGGCACGCCGGAGCAAGCGCAATCGGTGCTGGAGATCGTCAAGGCCGTGAAGGCCGCCAATCCGCGTGCGTGGTACTTCTGCGATCCGGTGATGGGCGCGGCGAGCGGCTGGAAAGTCGCGCCGGGCATTCAGGAATTCCTCGTGCGCACGATGCCGGAGATGGCCGACGCGATGGCGCCAAACCACTTCGAGTTGCAGCGGCTGGTGGGCCGCGAAATCGAGACGTTCGAAGAAGCCGTCACCGCCTGCCGCGAGGTCATCGCCCGCGGGCCCAAGCTCATGCTGGTCAAGCACTTGCTCGACCGCAACAGCCCCGCCGACCGGTTCAACATGCTCGTCGTCACCGAGCGCGAGGCCTGGATGGGTCAGCGTCCGCTCTATCCGTTCGCGCGGCAGCCGGTCGGCGTCGGCGATCTGACGAGCGCGGTGTTCGTCGCGCGCACGCTGCTCGGCGATTCGATTCGCGCGGCGTTCGAGCACACGCTGGCCGCTGTGAATGCAGTGGTCAAGGCGACCTGGCAGGCGGGACGCTACGAGCTCGAACTGGTTGCCGCGCAGAACGAAATCGCGCAGCCGCGCGAATGGTTCGATGCGTGGGTGGCCGCTGAGACGGCGTAGAAGCGGCCTGGAAACGGCCTGAATCAAGCGAGAGAGCGCGGCATCTGGCGATCTCGTCATAGCGTGGTTCAGGACGCGCCGTTGTGGTGCGCGTCGGTGGCGCGGTATGCACTGCATGCTGCCGGGGCACCTGGCTTTTTGCCTAAGGCGTTGGCCTTTCCTTGTTTTCTTATTGGTTTATTAGTGTTGCCCCTGTGCGGGGCGGCACCTACTTTCTTTGCCGCCGCAAAGAAAGTAGGCAAAGAAAGCGCCCCGCTTCACACCGCTAATTCTTAAGCGGGTCCCCTGGCTTGGAGGGTGTAGTGGAGCATCTGGAATCAGTGTCCTCGCGCACTCCGCGCTTGTGACAAGGCAGTCATACTTCCGGCGGCGCTATGCGCGCCGTGGCGGTACTTCACGAAACCGTCCTCTGGGTTTGAGGCCCGCTCGTGGCTGGAACCCAGTGGTTCGCGCTGCGCGCGCCGGAGCGGTACTTCAGAAAACCGCCCGCCAGTTTGGATACCTTGGCAACTTGGGAGCGGCTCACAACTCGTCGATGCAGTTGACGTCAGTTGCTGGTCGAACCCACGCCCGGCTGATTGGCAACTTCGGCGGAGCTGGCTGTGGCAGCCGCCGCCCGTTGTGCGCGCAGTGCGACAACCTTGCGCGTTGCTTCAACGGCCTCCTCCGGGTATCCCGCATCGCTGAACTCGTAGCCGACCGTCTTATAGTCGGCCAGTTCGGCTAGCACTTCCGCCCGCGTCAGTCCCGCCGCCTGCGCCGACGATGCGCCAACAGCCGTGACACCCAGCAAACCGACACACAGCGACACCCAAACAACCTTCATCATGTTTCTCCGATTGACTCGACCAAAACGGTCAAACAAAGTCTAGCGACAGCCGCGCGTAAGAAAATCCCCCGCGCGCGGAAGGCACTGTTCCGCACTGTGTGAGCAATCCGCGGCGAGCGCGGCTGGGCGTGCGGGCGGCGATTGTCATCCGGCCGTCCTATAATGCCTGCCGCGTGGACAAAGCAGCCGCCCGTCCACGCGGCATTTTTTCAGCATCCGGCATTCAGCAGACGAGGCATCGATGGACGGTTATATCCGCAGCGAGCGGGAAGAATATTTTGAGCAGTTGTGCATCAGCGTCGACGCTGACGAAGCCCACGAGCAGGAAGCGATCGAGTACTTCGAGAGCCAGTTCGACGAAGCCGACTTCGATCCGGCCCAGTGGCTCGACATCGCGCTCTACTATTCGCCGGCGGTGGCGCGCGGCATCATCGACATGGTGACGCCCGACGACAAGGCGCGCAGCAACATCGCTGAAGTAATCGCCGACAACCTCGACATCTCGTACGGCGAGGACGAATGCCAGCAGTTTGCCGAGACCATCGAGTTTGCGCTCAACAACGGCGTACCGGTCGATCTCGACCTGGTGCTCGACGGCTGCCAGCGCGCCATCGACGACCTCGACACCTGGGCCGATGAAGACACCAAGGCGCCGCTCTTGCGTCTACGTGAAGAGTTGCTGCGCCAGCAAGGCGAGCACTAAGGGCTTGGCTTTAACCCGCTGATTTTCCGGCGCATTCGCGGCCCGGCGGCTGCGGATGCGCTACTGCAGTAAAGTCGGCGCACTCGCGCCGGTTTCCTGAGCTGGGTTCTCTACTTCGCTTTCTCTACACCGCCTTCTCTCCAGCGCTTTCCCTGCACCGCTTTCTCGCACTTCTTCCTGGCACCTCTTCCTGGCACCTCTTCCTGGCACCGCGTTTTGCAGCCGATTTTCTTAAGCATGTGCCGCAATCCGCATCTACGCGCCCGGTCTGACAGGCCGCCAGCCCAAGCGCTTCGCCGTCTATGCCGAAATGCTCATTCAAAGCGCCGCGAATTGCCAAGACGGCTGCAAATTGGCTTTTTATATTCGCGCCAGATTGACGGGCGCGTGCTTGCCACTCCGCGTAATCCAGCGTTGTTTACGAAGACGGATCATCCGTAGTCCGACGATGCGCGGGATGCGAACAGGAGACGGCTCGCGCGCGTCGATCCAGCGTTACTGCCTTGCTGCTTTCCCAACCTGAAACTGACGATGGAAGGAGAGACCATGAGTCTTCGCAACCCGCTGAAACCGCTTGCACTGATCGTTGGCGCCGTCTTCGCGATGGGGCCGCTGGCCAGTTTCGCCGACGACCTGCCGGTCAAGATCGGCTTTGCTGCGCCGATGACGGGAGCCAACGCCGGCTACGGCAAGGATCTGGAAAACGGCGTACGGCTTGCGATCGAAGAAGCCAACGCCCAGAAGATCAAGATCGGCGACAAGGTCGCACAATTCCAGCTCGTCTCCGAGGACGACCAGGCCGACCCGCGCATTGGCGTTCAGGCGGCGCAGAAGCTGGTTGACCAGAGCGTATCGGCGATAGTGGGCCACTTCAATTCGGGCACGACGATTCCTGCGTCGCAGATATACGAACAGGCCGGCATTCCGGTGATCGACCCGGCCGCGACCAACCCGATCATTACCGGGCGAGGTTTTGCGAACACCTTCATGGTGATTTCCACCGATGCGCAGAACGCCGGCAATGCGGGGATTTATGCCGTCGAGGTGACCAAAGCCAAACGGATTGCGATCATCGACGACCGGACCGCCTTCGGCCAAGGCGAGGCCGACGAGTTCGAGAAAGCGGTGAAGGCGCACGGCGGCAACATCGTGACGCGGGAGTACACCGATAATCATGCTGTTGATTTCAGCACCCAGCTCACCAAGATCAAGTCGACTAATGCGGATCTGATTTTCTTCGGCGGGCTGGATACGCAGGCTGCCGGGTTTGCCAAGAAGATGAAGCAATTGGGGATGACCGCTCAGCTGGTGGGCGGCGGCGGCGTGGTGGATCCCGAGTTCATCAAACTGGCCGGCGATTCGTCTGAAGGCGTGATGGCATGGGAGTATGGCAGGCCGTTGGCTCAGTTGCCTGGCGGCAAGGATTTTTCTGCCAAGTTCAAGAAGAGATTCGGGGTGGATATCCTGTCGTACGCGCCATTTGGGTATGACGGGGCATGGGCGGCTATTCGCGCCATGCAGCAGGCTAAGTCCAGTTCGCCGGCTGTTTATCGGCCTGTGCTGAAGGGGATTGATTTTGACGGTGTCACTGGGAAGATTTCTTTTGATAATACCGGGGCGTTGAAGAGTGGGGCTTCTACGCTATATCAGGTTAAGGGGGCGGTTTGGGTGCCGGTTGTTACTAAGAGTGGGAGTTAAGGTTTTTTTGCCTGCGCGGCGCTTATGTCTGTGTGCCTGCGGCGTTGGCCTTTCCTTGATTTCCTATCGGTTTTTTAGCGTTCCCCCTGTGCTGTTTGCCTACTCGGCGCTTTAGGTTGTACGCCTACGACGTTGGCCTTTCCTTGCTTTCTTATTGGTTTATTAACGTGCCCCCTGTGCGGGGGGCACCTACTTTTCTTTGCCGGCCGCAAAGAAAAGCAACCGTATTGGAAGTCAAGCGGCGAGCTGTCCCTCAAGGTGCGAATTGTCGGTCGTGGAGAGCATTTTGTGGGCGCGCGTAATCCTCGCGACCCGCACGATTGAGCAACCTGCAGAAGGTGGGCATGGGCGGCGTGAATGCTTGCGTTAAAAGCGCAACAGCCGGACGCAACCCTGCCGGAAGTCAGTCAGCCGATGGTCTCCAGGGTGTCGAGTTGTGGACCATGGCGTTGAGCGTGACGATGAGTTTGCGGATGCAGGCCGTCATGGCAACCTTGAACGGCTTGCCGGCGTTGCGCAGACGGTCATAGAACGCCCTGATGGTGGGGTTAAAGCGCAGCGCAGGCACGCAGGCCATGTACAGCGCGCGCCGCACGATGGCGCGGCCGCCCTGGATGCGACGCTTGCCGACATGCTTGCCGCTGTCGCAATTGAAAGGTGCGACGCCGGTGAGTGCGGCGATCTCGCGGCGGTTCAGCGAGCCGAGCTGGGGCATGAAGGCGATCAGCGTCGCGGCAGCGCCGGGGCCGATGCCGGGCACGGAGCGCAGCAGGTCTTCCTTCTGGCGCCAGGCAGGTGAAGAACGCAGGAACGAATCGATGTCATGATCCGCGAGCCTGAGCTGCTGTTTGAGCCACTTGATGTGATCGTTCAGGCTCCCGCGGGCTGCGGCATGGGCGCGCTCCAGGCGTGCTTTCTCGGCGACCAGCATGTCCATGAGCTGGGCCCGGCGCAGCAGCAGGGCCTGCAACTGCTCGGTCTGTACATCGTTCAGGGGGCGCACGACGGGCTTGATGGCAGCGGCGAATTGAGCAATGACAAACGCGTCGATGCGATCGGTCTTGGCGCGCGTGCCGGTGGCCCTGGCGAAGTCGCGCACCTGTCGGGGATTGACCGCGACAGCGGGCAGTCCGGCCTGACAGAGCGCCCTGAGTACGGCGAGCTCGAGCTTGCCGGTGGCCTCCATGACGATCAGTGTGGGATTGAGCGCGCCAAGGCGCTGGACCAGCTGGTCGATGGCGACGGTTTCATTGTCGACACTGAAATGTTCGGTGGTGTCGTGGATGGCGACATCGAGGGTGCTGCCGCTGACGTCGATGCCGATATAAACGGAAGAAGAAGGCTGGTTCATCACGGTACCCATACTTGCAGGAAAATACGAGCTCGGGGCTCAGTCAACTGTTCGGGTTAAGAGGATGAAAAGGACAGTCGCTCAGGCTTTTCTGCGGGCTCGAAGCACTTTAGGCAGACGAGCTGACTGTCCATGTGGCGACAACTGATCGGATCGGCGCCACAGGAGGGAATATACAAGTAGGCAAAAGAAAGCGGCTCAAACCGCTGACACTTAAGCGGGTCCCCTGGCTTGGAGGAGGTAGTGGAGCATCTGGAATCTGTGTCTTCGCGCACTCCGCGCTGGTGACAAGGCCGTCATACCTCCGGCGGCGCTGCGCGCGCCGCGGCGGTACTTCACAAAACCATCGGCCATTTTCGTACCTGTGGATATCCAGGTGTAACGGCTTGTCTTCGCTGCGCTAGCGGCGTGCCTGCGGTTGTTCAAGCGTAAGGGCTTGGCTACGCTGACGTAACTCGCGGCTGGTTCGGCGCGATGACTCGCCCTCGCGTTCCCAATCTCTTGCCGAGGCGCTGGCGTCTCATTCGGAATAATGGTTCGCACCCCACACTTCGGCGCCTCGCCGAGGCGCAGCCGATGGCTCCCACCGCGCACAAACGAACCCACTGGTTTCCCGTGCAGACCATTCCGGCGAGCACGCAGTGCGAGGCGGGAAGAATGACGCAGGAAGCGCTTACGCCCCATCGGTGTTGAGAAGTACCGCTGCGGCGCGCGCAGCGTCGCCGGAAGTATGACTGCCTTGTCACCAGCGCCGAATGTGCGAGAACACTGATTCCAGATGCTCCACTACCTCCTCCAAGCCAGGAGACCCGCTTAAGCGTTAGCGGTGTGAAGCCGCTTTCTTTGCTTACTTTCTTTGCGGCGGCAAAGAAAGTAAGTGCCCGCCCCGCACAGGGGCGACGCTAATAAACCACTAAGAAATCAAGGAAAGGCCAACGCCGCAGGCAAACACCCCAACCAAGCGCCACGCGCAAAAAAAACCTTATTTCAAAACCTTAACCACAACCTCAGAATCCAAATCCCTTTGAACCCGAACCAGATCCGACTTCACGTCGAGAAACTCAGTAGGAGAACACATCTGATGCCCAAACCCGGCCCGAAGGTGCCGCCTAACCTGCAATACCCGCTCCGCAGGATCAAACACATAGTGAGAAGAAAAATCAAAAACCCGATCTTTCACCACCGCATCAGGCGGCACATCGATCACTTGAACAAACCTCGGCAATGCCAACTCCAAAGTCTCATCAAACTCCCCTCCAATACAAGTCCATGGCTGCGTCCTTAAAGGCTCCGCAAGCCACGCTTGCACCTGACTCCCCATGCCGCCAGACAAGCTCGTCAAAGCCGGCACAGCCGTCGTCCCATCCTCCCAGACAAAATGCTCCACACGCCCTTGCATCGAAGTAGAAAAAGGCCCATCCATAGCGGCCACATCGCCCGTGCGCAATTGCGCAGTCCCATGCAGCCCCGTCTGCAATAACCTGCTCGCGGCAATCAACTGGGTCCGCTGCCGCGTTGCCCTACGAAACATATTGCGCTCGAGCTCCGCCGTCGACCCTACATCTTCCACGCGATATGCGTAATTAGCCGCCCCGCTCTCATCGACATCGATCTGCAATCGCGCAGTCCGCTCGCGCAACTGTGTGGCCGGCGTGCGCGACAGCATTCCCTCGTCGACCAGCAGCGCGGGCCGGTCCATCACGCTCGCCGGCAAATAACCGAAACTAACGCCGCCCGCCGTCGTGTCGGCATACAAGAACAACTCAGGAATCCAGACGATTGCATGATTGATCGCGCTCCCGCCATATCCCGGCACGTCCGGCAAACTGTAGTACGGCCCGAGATTGAGCAGCACGGCCTCGCTGCGAATGCCCACCGCGGCCAGCAACGCGCCGTACAACGCGACGTGATCCTTGCAGTCGCCGTAACGATTGCGCAGAATGTCGATCGCCTTGTGCGGGATCGCCGCCGTCTCGCCGAGAAACAACGCTACGTAGCGAATGTTCAACCGCATCCAGTCGTACAGCACCTGCGCCTTCGCGCGCGGATCCGTAGCCTGCGCAGTCAGACTCTGTGCGAGGCGCACGATCGCCGGGTCGTTCATCGTCGCGTCGACGGCCGGTCCGCGATAACGCGCGGCAAAACTCGCGAAGTCGGGCACCGTCGATATCATCAGGCGGTCTCCCCAGTTCGCATAGCCGACCGCGCCCGCTTCGAGCGGCGCATACGGGCCGTGCCGGTAATCGAATTCGTAGCGGGTACGGCCGTTCTCCGTGACCGGCGGCAGCGCGAGGTAGCCGCGCGCGTCGGTATAAAACGGCACGTCGGCGGGTAAGTCGAAGATCAGACGCTGCATCTCGACCGGCTCGCGCGTCGGTTCGACCAGGTACGCGAAGGTGCCGGCCTGCAAAGGCTTCGTGCGCGTCTTGCGAAACGCCAGATGCACGCGTGAACCGGGCTCGACGCCCGGAAAAATCACCGTGCGCAATACGCCGTCCTGGAAATTCGGTGCGCCGGCCGAGCGCGGTTCCTGCACGTCGCGGATCGCCTCCGGGCCGACCTGGTGCGCCACGCCGTTCGGGTCGATCGTTTCCGCAACCAGCAATTGCACCTGCTCGATGTCCTTGTTGAACCACACGTAGCGTTGCGCGATATCGTCGACGCCACTCGTCGTGTTGGCACGCAAAATCGTGTCGTCGTGTTCTTCCACCGAGCCGTCTTTCTGGATCACGAAGAGATGGACGTCGCGCTCCATCGTCGACGGTGCGAGATCGTCGCTGGCGGCGGGCTCACCTGCATGCGCGATAGCGACGCACCCGCCCAGCATCAACGCGGCGGCTAGCCTCGTGAACGCGAAGCACCTCGTCATGTGCGGCGCGCCCTGCCCCGACGCGGCGGCTAGCTTTACGAACGCGAAGCACCGCGTCATGTGCGGCGCGCCCTGCCCCGCGCGCGCCATGCTCGCGGACTCGAAGCAAACTCCGCGCGAAACGTGTGATTGAAATTCGATAGATCGTTAAAGCCGCAATCCAGCGCAACGTCGACGATCTTCGCGCCGTCGTCATGAAGACGCAGCGCTGCCGCTCGCAAACGCGCCCGCAGAATGTATTGATGCGGCGTCACGCCGGTCACCCGCCGGAAGGTCCGCAGGAAGTAGAACTCACTCAAACCCGCCGCCGCCGCAAGGCTCGCGAGCGTATGCGGCGCGGCGGGCGCGGCGTCGATCAGACGCACGGTCTGCGCGACGCGCGACCATGCCGCGGCGCTGGCCGGCTGCCCTGCGCGCGTCAATGCCCCGGCCGCATCCAGGGTCGCGACGGCCAGTTCGACGGCAAGCTCATCCCACACCGGTTCGCCCACATCGGAAGCCCCCGCGCAGGCTCGCGCGATCAACGGCGACAGCGAACGAAGCGCCGGCATCCGCGCGCGCCTGAAGTTCAGATTGCCGCTTGCGATGCCTGCGTCGGCGGCGAGCTGCTCGAAGTAAGCCGGCGCATAGCGAAACGCGATACAGCGATCGC is a window of Paraburkholderia sp. IMGN_8 DNA encoding:
- a CDS encoding IS110 family transposase, with the translated sequence MNQPSSSVYIGIDVSGSTLDVAIHDTTEHFSVDNETVAIDQLVQRLGALNPTLIVMEATGKLELAVLRALCQAGLPAVAVNPRQVRDFARATGTRAKTDRIDAFVIAQFAAAIKPVVRPLNDVQTEQLQALLLRRAQLMDMLVAEKARLERAHAAARGSLNDHIKWLKQQLRLADHDIDSFLRSSPAWRQKEDLLRSVPGIGPGAAATLIAFMPQLGSLNRREIAALTGVAPFNCDSGKHVGKRRIQGGRAIVRRALYMACVPALRFNPTIRAFYDRLRNAGKPFKVAMTACIRKLIVTLNAMVHNSTPWRPSAD
- a CDS encoding DUF3857 and transglutaminase domain-containing protein; amino-acid sequence: MTRCFAFTRLAAALMLGGCVAIAHAGEPAASDDLAPSTMERDVHLFVIQKDGSVEEHDDTILRANTTSGVDDIAQRYVWFNKDIEQVQLLVAETIDPNGVAHQVGPEAIRDVQEPRSAGAPNFQDGVLRTVIFPGVEPGSRVHLAFRKTRTKPLQAGTFAYLVEPTREPVEMQRLIFDLPADVPFYTDARGYLALPPVTENGRTRYEFDYRHGPYAPLEAGAVGYANWGDRLMISTVPDFASFAARYRGPAVDATMNDPAIVRLAQSLTAQATDPRAKAQVLYDWMRLNIRYVALFLGETAAIPHKAIDILRNRYGDCKDHVALYGALLAAVGIRSEAVLLNLGPYYSLPDVPGYGGSAINHAIVWIPELFLYADTTAGGVSFGYLPASVMDRPALLVDEGMLSRTPATQLRERTARLQIDVDESGAANYAYRVEDVGSTAELERNMFRRATRQRTQLIAASRLLQTGLHGTAQLRTGDVAAMDGPFSTSMQGRVEHFVWEDGTTAVPALTSLSGGMGSQVQAWLAEPLRTQPWTCIGGEFDETLELALPRFVQVIDVPPDAVVKDRVFDFSSHYVFDPAERVLQVRRHLRAGFGHQMCSPTEFLDVKSDLVRVQRDLDSEVVVKVLK
- a CDS encoding AraC family transcriptional regulator, producing the protein MGKIAVTLQQALAQRAREGSRGSMAARPLAQGAGWDVADILCTFGPRDQPFEERHGGVCIAMVVAGSFGYRAAAGRELLTPGALLLGNNGDCFECGHRHGAGDRCIAFRYAPAYFEQLAADAGIASGNLNFRRARMPALRSLSPLIARACAGASDVGEPVWDELAVELAVATLDAAGALTRAGQPASAAAWSRVAQTVRLIDAAPAAPHTLASLAAAAGLSEFYFLRTFRRVTGVTPHQYILRARLRAAALRLHDDGAKIVDVALDCGFNDLSNFNHTFRAEFASSPRAWRARGRARRT